In one window of Gossypium hirsutum isolate 1008001.06 chromosome A01, Gossypium_hirsutum_v2.1, whole genome shotgun sequence DNA:
- the LOC107916977 gene encoding uncharacterized protein, with translation MALLTSSLLPSSLNIKVKQYEHQPCCSQLHNFHRLSPKCHLKVTMAQFWEPNKMKEQLNTIKERLRENSPDSVKAFPWKEAENLLLDKLLVAGNKALKLSIVTVLVSSCLSDFINAISRNQELMIPFGLIVGVLMSDFLKQTSQEAFRSSEGKELEMKWQVLWMGGLFVVIKLVCTWFGIGTRVFLLHVANGGLMQVLWQWRSLLAENGSMEDGSTP, from the exons ATGGCGCTTTTGACTTCCTCCCTATTGCCTTCATCTCTAAATATCAAG GTTAAGCAATATGAACACCAGCCTTGCTGTTCTCAGCTCCATAATTTTCATCGACTCTCTCCAAAATGTCACTTGAAAGTAACAATGGCGCAGTTTTGGGAACCAAATAAGATGAAGGAACAACTCAATACCATCAAGGAGAGACTACGGGAGAACAGCCCCGACTCTGTAAAAGCATTTCCTTGGAAAGAAGCTGAGAATTTGCTGCTGGACAAACTACTTGTTGCGGGAAACAAGGCATTGAAGTTGTCTATTGTTACAGTTCTTGTATCCAGCTGTCTGTCGGATTTCATAAATGCTATATCTAGAAACCAAGAATTGATGATACCCTTTGGTCTAATTGTGGGAGTGTTGATGTCTGATTTCCTAAAACAGACATCCCAAGAAGCATTTCGAAGCTCCGAG GGGAAGGAATTGGAAATGAAATGGCAGGTGTTATGGATGGGTGGGTTGTTTGTTGTTATCAAGTTGGTGTGCACATGGTTTGGAATAGGAACAAGGGTGTTCCTTTTGCATGTTGCGAATGGTGGGTTGATGCAAGTTCTGTGGCAATGGAGAAGTTTGCTGGCAGAAAATGGATCCATGGAAGATGGATCAACACCTTAA